One stretch of Emys orbicularis isolate rEmyOrb1 chromosome 5, rEmyOrb1.hap1, whole genome shotgun sequence DNA includes these proteins:
- the CCNA2 gene encoding cyclin-A2 has translation MLTGAADLEQENQENVPPGGKARPPAAASGARPVLALLRGNQRRPTQQQAALAHAPWSINDENYGKVPAGKAGNKQPAFAIHMDEPDGERRKRQVVPKKAVSHEEVLGLNTAVTSLGDRKPLAPLDNPMDLSFDSPSIMDISVTQEVEEKVNVNQVPDYIEDIYTYLREMEVKCKPKVGYMKKQPDITNNMRAILVDWLVEVGEEYKLQNETLHLAVNYIDRFLSSMSVLRGKLQLVGTAAMLLASKFEEIYPPEVAEFVYITDDTYTKKQVLRMEHLVLKVLSFDLAAPTINQFLTQYFLHQQTNVKVEHLSMYLGELSLIDADPYLKYLPSLIAAAAFHLASYTITGQTLPESLSKMTGYTLESLKPCLMDLHKTYLRAAQHTQQSIREKYKSTKYHGVSLIDPPETLNLS, from the exons ATGCTGACGGGCGCCGCTGACCTGGAGCAGGAGAACCAGGAGAATGTGCCCCCCGGCGGCAAAGCGCGGCCGCCCGCCGCCGCCTCCGGGGCCCGCCCGGTGCTGGCGCTGCTGCGGGGCAACCAGCGCCGCCCGACCCAGCAGCAG GCTGCTCTTGCTCACGCACCCTGGAGTATTAATGATGAAAACTATGGCAAAGTTCCAGCTGGGAAAGCGGGTAACAAACAGCCTGCTTTTGCCATCCATATGGATGAGCCTGATGGGGAGAGACGAAAGAGACAAGTGGTTCCTAAAAAGGCTGTGTCCCATGAAGAGGTTCTAGGCTTAAATACTGCTGTAACGTCATTAGGAGACAGAAAACCCTTAGCACCCCTAGACAATCCAATGGATCTTAGTTTTG attctcCAAGTATTATGGATATATCAGTAACTCAAGAAGTGGAAGAAAAAGTAAATGTTAACCAGGTGCCAGACTACATTGAAGACATCTATACATACCTTAGGGAAATGGAG GTGAAATGCAAGCCTAAAGTGGGTTACATGAAGAAGCAGCCTGATATAACAAACAATATGCGAGCTATTCTTGTGGACTGGCTGGTGGAAGTTGGAGAAGAATATAAATTACAGAATGAAACTCTGCACTTAGCTGTAAACTACATTGATAGATTTCTTTCCTCAATGTCTGTGCTGAGAGGGAAGCTTCAGCTTGTGGGGACTGCAGCTATGTTGCTAGCATC GAAGTTTGAAGAAATCTACCCTCCTGAAGTAGCAGAGTTTGTTTACATCACAGATGATACCTACACCAAGAAACAAGTCCTAAGGATGGAGCACTTAGTGTTGAAAGTCTTGTCATTTGACTTGGCAGCTCCAACAATAAACCAGTTCCTCACTCAGTACTTCCTACACCAGCAGACTAATGTTAAAGTGGAACATTTATCAATG TATCTGGGGGAGCTGAGTTTAATTGATGCTGACCCATACTTGAAATACTTGCCATCActtattgctgctgctgcatttcatCTAGCAAGCTATACAATCACTGGACAAACCTTG CCTGAATCTCTGTCCAAAATGACAGGATATACCCTTGAAAGCCTTAAGCCTTGTCTCATGGACCTCCATAAGACCTACCTCAGAGCAGCACAACACACACAACAGTCTATAAGAGAGAAATACAAGAGTACAAA GTACCATGGAGTATCACTCATTGATCCACCAGAGACACTAAATTTATCATAA